The Ramlibacter sp. PS4R-6 nucleotide sequence TGCGCCCATGCATCGTCCGGCGTCGCCGCGATCTCGACGCCGGCAGCATCGGCGGACGCGGCGACATCGCCGGCTCGCGCGACCAGGACCTGCGTGGGCTGCAGCGGCAGCAGCCGAAGGCGCGCGAGTTCGCTCTCCACGGCGCCCATGGCCGCCTTCTGCGCGATGCGGAAGTTGGGCATCACGCCGCGCTCGCGGTAGCGCGAGAAGATTGCCGGCACCACGCTCGCATCCACCGATTCGTGCGACAGCGGCACCGCGCTGCGTGCGCGGTTGACGGTTCCGCCGTCGAAGGCCAGCAGCCATCCGCCGCACTCTTCAACGGCTAGGGGCGCGACGGCGGACACCGTCGCGCGTTCCAGGGACTCGACATCGATGTTCATCGGGTGTGATGGGGTTCGCGGAAACAAAGTGTACGCGGACGCATTCCAACGCTTCGGAAGCTATTCTGGTTCGCACACCTCCCGATCGATTCGACGTGCGCCACATGAACATCGTCCTGCTCGAGCCCGGCGGCGGAGCGCACGAGTGACGGACCTGGACGGGCTGTTCGCGCGGCTGGCGCAATCGCGTTTCCGCGCGTCGCAGAAACTCGGGCCGCGCGACGCGCAGTACCTGCGCGACAAGGGCCTGGACACCGTGATGGCGCATGCGCGCGATTTCATCGCGCAGCGCCTCGCGCCCGCGCACCCCGCCAACGACGGCAAGCAGACGCCGTGGAAGGGCCACCCGGTGTTCGTCGCGCAGCACGCCACGGCGTGCTGCTGCCGCGGCTGCCTGGCCAAGTGGCATGGCATTGCCAAGGGGCATGAGCTCGACGCGCAGGAGCAGCAGCACGTGCTCGCCACGCTCGAGCGCTGGCTGCGCGCGCAGTCAGTTCAGTGACGGCTCGTCGGGCAGCTCGTTCGGGTTGGGGGCGCCGCTCGCGGCCGGGAAGTGCTGCACGAGCAGCGCGGTGACCGCGTCGAGTGCCTGCTGCAGGCCTTCCTCGTAGCGGCGCGCCTGGAACGCCGCACGCATCGCGTCGACGATGCGCTGCCACTCACCCTCGGGCACGCGCGCGGTCAGGCCGCGGTCGGCGACGATCTCGATGGCGTGCTCGACCAGCAGCAGGTAGACCAGCACGCCGTTGTTGGCTTCGGTGTCCCACACGCGCAGCTTGCCGAACATGGCGACGGCGCGCTCGCGCGGCGTGGCGTCGCGCAGCACGTAGCTCGTGGGCAGGCTCGCCTCGACGCAGATGCGGATCTCGCCGGTGTGGCGCCGCTCGCTGTCGGCCACGCGTTGCGTCAATCGCTCGACCAGTTGCCGCGGGATGGCCCGGCGCGTGTCGCGCTCGTCGCGCAGGCGGTGGCGCAGCAGGCGTGCGATGCGTTGCGTCCAGCCCATCACCAGTTCCCCGAGGCGCCGCCGCCCCCAAAGTCGCCACCGCCGCCGGAGCTGAAGCCGCCCCCGCCCCCACCGCCGCTCCAGCCGCCGCCACCGCCGCCACCGAAACCGCCGCCACCGATCCACGGCCCGCCGCCACGGCTACCGCGCGTGGGCGACGACAGGAAGCCGAAGCCGCCCAGCAAGGTGTAGGCGAGCCCGATGAAGGCGGCGACCGCCGCGACGAACATGCTGGACGTCGCGAAGAGCGCCGCCGCGCCGGCGCCGACACCCGTGAACATCGCGCCGAGCGGGCGGCCGAAGATCCCGCGCAGGATGCCGCCCACGATAGGAACGCCGACGAAGAGGAAGATGGCGAGGTCGAACCAGTTGACGTCGAGGAAGCCGGGGATGATGGAGCGTTCGGTGCGCGGCTTGGGCGCGGGCAGGGCCTCGCCGTTGATGCGTGCGATCAGCTGGTCCACGCCGGCCTGCAGCCCGCCGGCGTAATCGCCGCTGCGGAATTTCGGCACCATGGCCTCGTCGATGATGCGCTTGGCCGCGAGGTCGGGCACCGCGCCCTCGAGCGCCTTCGCCACCTCGATGCGCACCTTGCGGTCGTTTTTGGCGACGACGACGAGGATGCCGTCGCCCACGCCCTTGCGCCCGATCTTCCAGGCGTTGGCGACGCGGTTGGCGTAGCTGGCGTCGTCCTCGGGCAGCGTGCTCGCGACGACGAGCACGGCGATCTGCGTGCCCTTGGCCTTCTCGAACGCCGCGAGCTTGTCTTCCAGCCCCTTGGCCTGGATCGGGTCGAGCGCGCCGGCGGGGTCGTTGACGTGCGCCGCCAGCGGCGGCACCGGCTGCACGTTCTGGGCGAACGCACTGCCGAGGAAGAAGGCGAGGACCAGCGCGAGAACGCGCATCGCGCTACTTCTTGGTGCCGAAGTCCACCTGCGGCGGCTTGCTCACCTGCGCTTCGTTTTCCACGGTGAAGCTCGCCTTGGGCTCGTAGTGGAAGACCATCGCGGTGAGGTTGGTCGGGAAGCTGCGCGCGAGCACGTTGTACTCCTGCACCGCCTGGATGTACCGGTTGCGTGCCACGGTGATGCGGTTTTCCGTGCCTTCCAGCTGCACGCGCAGGTCGCGGAAGGACTGGTTGGCCTTCAGGTCGGGGTAGCGCTCGGACACGACGAGCAGCCGGCTGAGCGCGCTGGAGAGTTCGCCCTGCGCCTGCTGGAACTTCTTCATCGCCTCGGCGTTGTTCAGCATCTCGGGCGTAACCTGCACCTGCGTCGCACGCGCGCGCGCCTCGATCACCTTGGTCAGCGTTTCCTGCTCGAAGTTTGCCTCGCCCTTGACCGTGGCCACGAGGTTGGGCACCAGGTCGGCGCGGCGCTGGTACTGGTTCAGCACCTCGCTCCACGCGGCCTTGGTCTGCTCGTCGAGTTTCTGGAAGTCGTTGTAGCCGCAGCCGGACAGGGACAGGGCGGCGAAGAAGGAGAGGAGGACCGCAAGCCAGCGCTTCATACGTCGTGCCTTTCGGAGGGGATGCGAACGGTAGCATAGATGGATGCGCAGCCCTTCCTTTCAAGACCGGCTCGTCGTGGCCGGCGCGACGGGGGCGCTGGGCAACGAGGTCCTGCGCCTCGTGGCCGGCCTGCAGCTGTACCGCGACGTCCAGGTGCTGGCCCGCGAGCCCATCACGGCGGGGCTGCGCGGCGTCGGCACGCACGTCGTCGGCGACGGCCCGCCCGGTGATTGGCCCGTGCTCGCGGCGGACGCGGCCGTGGTGATGTTCGAGCCGCCGCGCCTGTTCTACCAGCGCGAGCGCGCGCTGTGGACGCCGCAGGCGGGCGAGCTGCTGCCGCTCGCGCGCTGGCTGCGCGCCGGCGGCGTCACGACGCTCGCGATCGTGCTGCCGCACACGCAGATG carries:
- a CDS encoding TPM domain-containing protein; translated protein: MGWTQRIARLLRHRLRDERDTRRAIPRQLVERLTQRVADSERRHTGEIRICVEASLPTSYVLRDATPRERAVAMFGKLRVWDTEANNGVLVYLLLVEHAIEIVADRGLTARVPEGEWQRIVDAMRAAFQARRYEEGLQQALDAVTALLVQHFPAASGAPNPNELPDEPSLN
- a CDS encoding LemA family protein, which translates into the protein MKRWLAVLLSFFAALSLSGCGYNDFQKLDEQTKAAWSEVLNQYQRRADLVPNLVATVKGEANFEQETLTKVIEARARATQVQVTPEMLNNAEAMKKFQQAQGELSSALSRLLVVSERYPDLKANQSFRDLRVQLEGTENRITVARNRYIQAVQEYNVLARSFPTNLTAMVFHYEPKASFTVENEAQVSKPPQVDFGTKK
- a CDS encoding TPM domain-containing protein; translated protein: MRVLALVLAFFLGSAFAQNVQPVPPLAAHVNDPAGALDPIQAKGLEDKLAAFEKAKGTQIAVLVVASTLPEDDASYANRVANAWKIGRKGVGDGILVVVAKNDRKVRIEVAKALEGAVPDLAAKRIIDEAMVPKFRSGDYAGGLQAGVDQLIARINGEALPAPKPRTERSIIPGFLDVNWFDLAIFLFVGVPIVGGILRGIFGRPLGAMFTGVGAGAAALFATSSMFVAAVAAFIGLAYTLLGGFGFLSSPTRGSRGGGPWIGGGGFGGGGGGGWSGGGGGGGFSSGGGGDFGGGGASGNW
- a CDS encoding DUF4186 domain-containing protein, with amino-acid sequence MTDLDGLFARLAQSRFRASQKLGPRDAQYLRDKGLDTVMAHARDFIAQRLAPAHPANDGKQTPWKGHPVFVAQHATACCCRGCLAKWHGIAKGHELDAQEQQHVLATLERWLRAQSVQ
- a CDS encoding GNAT family N-acetyltransferase codes for the protein MNIDVESLERATVSAVAPLAVEECGGWLLAFDGGTVNRARSAVPLSHESVDASVVPAIFSRYRERGVMPNFRIAQKAAMGAVESELARLRLLPLQPTQVLVARAGDVAASADAAGVEIAATPDDAWAQVFLGEGFDPADGASRVATLKRAQGSRFASIREDGRVVAGGVLAMSHGWASVHGMRTALSHRRRGLATRVLAAFAREALGHGYERMALQVEVANDAATRVYTRCGFAHAWTYAYWREQ